The Bradyrhizobium sp. B097 genome contains the following window.
CGCCTTCCGTCGACCTCACGAGCATCACGTCGGACGGCCTGCCTTACGGCAAGCTGAGCAGCATCGCGATCGGCAGGGGCGGCGTGGTCGATGCGACCTACTCCAACGGGCAGACGATCGCAATCTACAAGATTGCGGTCGCGACCTTCAGCGACCCCAACGGATTGAGCGCGGCTAGCGACGGCCTGTACTCCGCGACGGCAGCCTCCGGCAACGCCACGCTGCAGACCTCGGGGGCCAACGGCGCCGGCACGATCTACGGCAGCGAGCTGGAATCGAGCACCACTGACACCAGCGGCCAGTTCTCCAACATGATCTCGGCGCAGCAGGCCTATTCTGCGGCATCGCAGGTCATCACCACCGTCAACAAGATGTTCGACACGCTGATTTCGGCGGTGTCGCGATGATGACTGAAAAGAAGAATGACCGCCTGCTGGTCAGGCTTCGGCGGCTGAAGGCGAGGGCCGCCTCGGTTCGGCCGGACGATCGGGCGCAGCTCACTGCGTTGCTCGACGACGTCGGAACACTGCGGGACCTGCTGATGCGCGAGTGCGCGCGGCTCGACCAGGAACTCAACCGGGCCTCGGTCCGGGTAACGGCAATCACCGCGTATGGGCGCAGCGCACAATCGGTTCGCGCCCTGCGTCGCGGACACTAGCTTGAACGGGAGCGATGACATGACACCGGAACGCAGCATCAAGATCAATCCCGCGGGCAATGACGAGCGCGCCAGGTCGTTGATCGCGTTGATCGACAATCTGATCGAGATCGTGAACGAGGAGAACGTCGAACTCGCCAAGGGCCTGCCGGCCTCTCGGCTGAAACAGGTCGACGAGAAGAACCGCCTCGCTACGCTGTTCGAGCAGTGCGTGGCGGAGGCCGTCGGCAAGACCGCCAACCTCAATGTCCAGGATCGCGTGCTGCGCGAGCAGCTGATGGACCGGATCCTGAAGCTCCGGGTCGCGATGGACGAGAACGTAATGCGGCTGCGCGCGGCAATCGATGCCAGCAATCGCAGGATCGAGGCGATCATGCAGGCGATCCGCGAGCAGATCGCCAACGTATCGCCTTATGGGGCCGGCGGCCGTCGTGTCACGTCCGCGATGTCCTATGGCACCAACGTGCGGGCCTGATCGGGCCGGCGCCGGAGGGAGTTGGCCGTGTCGTCGCTCGATATCGCACGAAGCATCGCATTCAGCGGGCTGTCTGCCACGCAGGTGCAGATCAGCGTCGCCTCGGCCAATATCTCCAATGCCGACACCAAGGGCTATACCGAGAAGACCGCCAACCAGAGCAGCAGCGTCACCAGCGGTGTCGGCACCGGCGTCACGATCTCGGGGATCACCAGCGCGGTCGACAAGCTGCTCCTGAAGTCGCTGGTGGGCGCCGATTCTGATCTCGGCGCCGCCGACACCAACAACAACTATCTGACCGAGCTCCAGCAGCTCTATGGCAGCACGTCGAGCGGCAACAGCTCCACGACGGGGACATCGCTGGCCAACACGATCGCGGCATTCGAATCGGCGCTGTCCTCGCTCGCCAGCACGCCGAGCAGCGCTTCGCTGCAATCGAATGCCGTCAGCGCGCTTGCTGCGGTCACTAATCAGTTACAGCAGACCTCGAACGGCATCCAGAAGCTGCGCTCCAACGCCGATCAGGACATCGCCTCGTCGGTCACCGACATCAATTCCGATCTGCAGCAGATCTCCGACCTCAACAAGCAGATCAAGCAGGAAGCGGCCGCTGGCCAGTCGACCGCCGATCTTGAGGACCAGCGCAACAGCGCGCTGCAGGACCTCGCTTCGCAGATGAATGTGAGCTATTTCACCACGTCGAGCGGTGATCTGCAGGTCTATACTGGCTCGGGGCAGGCGCTGGTCGACAGCACAGCGCACCCGCTGAGCTATACGGCGCTGCCCAGTGTCACGGCATCAACGACGTACAGCGCCGGATCGTCGAGCGGCTTCAGCGGCATTACCGTCAACGGGGTCGACATCACCTCGCAGATCTCCTCCGGCAAGGTCAGCGCCCTGATTGCCCTGCGCGACCAGACCCTGCCGGCCGCGCAGTCGCAACTCGACGAGCTTGCCCAGCAGCTGGCCTCGAGCGTGAATGCGGTCTCGAACCAGGGCACATCGGTGCCGCCGCCGACGAGCCTGACCGGTACGGCGACTGTCAGCAATTCGACATCGTTCGCGGGCACCGGCACGGTGCGTATCGCAGTCGCCGACAAGAGCGGCAATCTCGTATCGTATCAGGATATCGATCTATCGGCGTATTCCACGGTGGGGGCTCTTGCCGCCAAGATCAACACCATCCCCGGCGTATCGGCGTCGGTCGATGCCAACGGACATTTGTCGATCTCGGCGACCGGGTCGGGCATTGGCATCGCCATCAATCAGATGACGAGTTCGGTCGGCGGTGAGGGATTTTCCCAGTATTTCGGGCTCAACGACCTGATCACGGGGACCAGCGCCTCCAACATCGCTGTGCGCAGTGACATCCTGAGCGGCACGGCGACGCTGCCGACGTCGACGCTCGATGCGTCGTCCACGCTGACGGTCGGAAACTCGGTGCTGTCGTCGGGCTCGGCGACGGTGGTGAATGCGCTCGCGAGCGCGCTGACGGGGTCGACCAATTTCGCGATGGCGGGTGGGCTGGGCGCCACCACCGGCTCGTTCACCGACTATGCGGCAGCGATCGTTGCCGACGTCGCCGGCAAGGCGAGCCAGGCGTCGGCAACCTACACATCCAAGCAGACCGCGCAGTCGACCTATGCGAGTTCGCTGTCGTCGCAGTCGGGCGTCAACATTGACCAGGAGAGCGCGAATCTGAGTGCATTGCAGAACAAATACGCTGCCGCATCCCAGATCATTACGGCCATCAATTCCATGTTCTCGGCGCTGATGACCGCGATGAGCGCAGCCTGAGTGTGAGGGCCTCGTCATGATGATGCGTGTCGCCACCTTCGCGCAATCGGAGCAGATGATATCAAGCGCGCTGCGGGTGCAGTCGGTGATGGCCAATGAGCAGGTGCAGGAGTCCTCCGGGCTGCAATCCGAGGATTTCGGCGGCTACGGCTCAGGCGCCGGGCGCGTGATCAATTTGCAGGTCTCGGTGACGCGCGCCCAGTCCTATATCGATGCCAGCAATCTCGCCGACAACAAGGTGCAGGCGATGTATTCGGCGGTCGGCTCGGTGACCGATATCATCACGCAGCTTCGGACCCAGCTCAGCGCCGCCACGACCGGCAGCAGCACGGCGACGGCATCGGTGATCAACTATGCCCAGCAGGCGATCTCGCAGATGCAGGGGCTGCTCAACACCCAGTATGACGGCGAATACGTCTTCAGCGGCGCCCGCACCGATACTGCGCCTGTGGATCTGTCGAGCTATGACAACGACACGGGCTCGCTGACGACATCAGACACCAGCTACTACAAGGGTGACAGCGAGATCGCGTCGGTGCGCGTATCAGACAGCCAGTCGGTTTCCTATGGCGTCACCGCCGACAATCCCGCCTTCGAGCAGGTCATGCGGCTGTTGAAATACGTCGGCAACAGCACGACGTTGTCGTCGAGCGATATCTCGCAGGCGCTCGACCTCGCCAGCAATGCATTGGATGCAACGTCCACGGTGCAGGCAAAGCTTTCTACCTCGGCGTCGCAGATCGAGACCGCCAGCACCAACCAGAGCGACTACCAGAATTTCGCCAAGACCCTGTCGACCAACCTCACCAGCGTCGACGTCGCCGCGGTGACGGCACAGCTTTCGACCTATCAGGCGCAGCTGACGGCATCCTATTCGGCGATCGCCAAGATCCAGAGCATGAACCTGGCGAGCTACCTGCGATAGCAGCCTGTCGCCGACATCATCGGTTCAGGATCTTCAGCCAGACGTCGCCGAGAATGATCGGCTCGCGCGGGGGAAGCCAGGTCAGGCCCGCGGCCTTGCCAAGCTCGGCGATGGTGCCTTTGGCTTGCAGATCGGTGAGCACCTTGTTGACAGCCTCCAGCAGCGCCTTGTCGGTCTCGAGGGCGACGTAACCGCGGTTGGCGCCGATCGGATAGTAATAGCCGGAGGCGGTGATCTTGGTGTCGGGATGATCAGCGCGGTAGGCGTCAAACCGGCGCAGGTCGAGCAGCGTGGCGTCGAATTCTCCGCGCTCGAGCTCTCCCAACAGGTCGCTACGCCCGGGAACGAGGTGGGTGATGTCTTCGATCAGCTTTCCCTTGTCGAAGGTCATCAGGATGGCATCGCCCAGCGTACCGCTTTCGATCGTCAGGCGGAGCCCGGCGAGATCGCCGATGTCGGAGATCTTGCGGCCCTTGACCCGGTCCTTGGCCTTGGGGCCGAGCACGACGGTCATCGGCGAATAGATGTAGGGCTGGCTTGGCGCCAGCACCCCGATCGGAATCCGCCGCCGGCGATCGTCGCGGGTGGCGCCATCGAAGTCCGGCAGCTTGGCCGTCGCGACACCAGGCGCCTTCAGCGAGTCGGTGGTGAGGGCGTAGCCGCCGACCAGCGAGCAACGCCCGTCCGACAGCAACGCATTGGCTTCCAGCGCGGGGCTCGAATCCTCGTCAAGCTTGCTCTCGAACCACTGGATCTTGAGCGGCCGTCCGAGCCGCTCGGCGATCACTTGCGCGAGCGCGACGTCGAAACCGGCATCCGGCTTGCCGCGATGATGCGCCGACAACGGCGGCAGATCCTTGTCGAGGCATACTTTGAGCGACTCCCCGGCAGCAGCATGTGCTGCCGCCGTCATGGCGAGCAGCAAGGCTGTCGCGGCGCCCGCCAGCAGCGCTCTTATAGGCGCTCTCATTGGGGCCTCCGGCTCGCCAGGAAGGCCCAGACGTCGGCGATCTCCTGCTCGCTCAGGATATCGGCCCAGGGCGGCATCTTGCCGTTCTTGCCTTGCTTCACGGTGGTCACAAAGCGCGTCTTGTCGTCGGGAAACGCGCGCAGGTCCGGCGTGATGGTGCCAGAGTTGACCATGTTGGGCCCATGGCAGTGCGAGCAGTTCTTGGCGTAGGTGACCTTGCCCTGGTCGGCCTGACCCTGAAGGTCGATTGCATTGGCTTGCTGTGCGGCTGCCGGGATCAACGTGATCAAGGCCGCCGCGACGGCGGCGAAGATCGCCGCCGTCAACAGGGTTACTCTTTCAGTCACGTGTGCTCCGCGCTCAGTTCTTGACCGCGAAAACCCACAGCGAGCCGCCGGGCGGGACCTTGGCAAGCCGCTCGTCGCCCGAGAACAGCGAATAGACGCCGCCATAGCCCGAGGTGACGGCGACATACTGCACGCCGTCCTGCTGCCAGGTCACGGGTTGTCCTTCGATGCCCGAGCCGGTCTGGAACTGCCAGAGCTTCTTGCCGGTGTCGGCGTCGAACGCCTCGAATTCGCCAGTCAGCTGACCGGAGAACACCACGCCGCCTGCCGTGGAGAGCACGCCGGAGAAGCGCGGAATATCGCTCGGCGCTTCCCACTTCGCCTTGCCGGTCATCGGATCGATCGCCTTGAGATGGCCGCGCGGTCCGGTGCCCCATTCCCAGGGATCGGTGAGGTCCATGCCGAGATACCACTCGCCCTGCTTGAACGTCACCGGTTCGGACTTGTACTTGCCGCCGAAGGCCAGCGTGTTGGCGTAGGCGAGGCCGGTCTGCGGATTGAACGACATCGGCTCCCAATTCTTGCCGCCGAGGATCGACGGGTAGACCGTGACCTTCTTGCCGTCGCGCGCATCCTTGGCGACGTCGGTCTCGATCGGCCGCCCGGTCTTCAGGTCTACTCCGGTGGCCCAGTTGACGTTTACATAGGGATTGGCCGCGAGCAGCTTGCCGTTGGTGCGGTCGAGCACGTAGAAGAAGCCGTTGCGGTTGGCATCCATCAGCACCTTGGTCGGCTTGCCCTCGACATTCATGTCGGCGAGCACCATCTCGGCCACCGAGTCATAGTCGAACGGATTGTTCGGCGAGAACTGGTAGTGCCACTTGATCTTGCCGGTCTTCGGATCGAGCGCGAGCACCGAACAGGTGTAGAGGTTGTCGCCAGGACGCACCGCCGAGTTGAACGGTCCGGGATTGCCGATGCCCCAATACACGGTGTTCAATTCGGCATCATAGGAGCCGGTGATCCAGGTCGATCCGCCGCCCAGCTTCCAGGTGTCGCCCTTCCAGGTGTCGCCACCGGGCTCATCCGGAGTCGGGATCGAGTAGGTACGCCAGAGGCGCTTGCCGGTCGCCGGATCCCAGCCGTCGATGAAGCCGCGGGTGCCGAATTCGGCGCCGGAGATGCCGGTGATCACGACGCCGTCGGCGACCAGCGGCGCCACCGTCATCGAGTAGCCTTCCTTGATGTCCGCAGCCTTTTCGCGCCACAGCTCCTTGCCGGTCTTGGCATCGAGCGCGATCACATTGGCGTCGAGGGTGGTGCGGAACAGCTTGCCGTCATACAGAGCCGCGCCGCGATTGATGATGCCGCAGCAGACGATACGCGGCGTCTCGGCGGGATACTCGACCTTGGTCTTCCAGATCTGCTTGCCGGTCTTGGCGTCGATCGCGATCGTGGCATTGTGGGTGGTGACGTAAAGGACGCCCTGGTAGACGAGCGGCTGCGATTCCTCGCTGCGGTCGTCGTTCAAGCTGTAATTCCAGACCGGGACCAGATTCTTGACGGTGTCCTTGTTGATCTGGTTCAGCGTTGAGAAGCGCTGAAGATTGTAGCCCATTCCGTAATTGAGAACGTTCGATGTATCAGTCGCACCCTTGACCAACTGCTCGTTGGTCTGAGCGCTTGCACCATAAGATGCAAGAATCACGAGGCTTGCGGCCAGCGCAATGCGTCTCATCATATCCTCCCAATGAACCTTTTCCGCACGCCTATTCCTGACGTTGCGGATGGAACCATCCCCCTGAAACCAAAACGGGTCAATACGAAAACGTGAACGAACCCCAGCCAGCCTCCGGAAGCCGGTCGAAGCTTCAGGTTTTTGCTGATGCGCCCGTAGCTTACCGTGGCATGGAATACACAACGCCAAGTGTGACTTGCCGCTATGCCGCAGCGCGAACGGTTCGGTCAGCTCGACGGCGCATGCGGACAGGCGCTCGGACGTGGCTTGGTGCCGCGCTTGTCCGGCGGCACATTGCAATTGTCGATGCGCTGCTCGTCGGTCCATTTGCGTCCGAGCCGCTCCTTGCCGGTGAGCGTGCGCTGCTGGACAACCTCTGCCGATGGGGCAGGGGCCCTGTTCTGCGGGGACGCGGGCGCGGTCAGACCGAGTGCAACGAGGCAGCCCAACGTGGTCCTGCAAATATCGCTCATGGGTCACCCCGCTCGTTCCGGTGCAATGGCATTTGCCGAATGTCACAGATGATCCGCGAGGCGGTTTCTTTCCACCCGAAACCTGACAGGTCTCGCTGATTGCTCCGGCTGTGGGAAGCCTCATCGAAGTTGCTATGGTAGCTTCGATCGCAGGGCGCGCTCCGTATCCTTGCTGGAGCGGCACTCAAGGGAGACCAATGATGATTTCGCGCCGATCGCTTGCTTTGACTTTGGCCGTGGCCGTGCTGTCACGTCCCGCTCTGGCCGCATCGGGTGGTGGCAGCGCGCTCAAGATGCTCGATCCCGACAATGACGGCACGGTCGACCTTGCCGAGGCCAAGAAGGCCGCCGCCGATCTGTTCGCGAAGCTCGATCCCGATCATGATGGCACGCTCGATATCCGCGAATTGCGCGGACGGCTGACCGCGAAAGAACTTGCGAAGGCGGATCCGGATCATGACGGCACCCTGACGCTCGACGAGTATCTCGCGGTCGTCGAGCAGCGCTTCAAAGCCGCCG
Protein-coding sequences here:
- a CDS encoding cytochrome c; amino-acid sequence: MITLIPAAAQQANAIDLQGQADQGKVTYAKNCSHCHGPNMVNSGTITPDLRAFPDDKTRFVTTVKQGKNGKMPPWADILSEQEIADVWAFLASRRPQ
- a CDS encoding transporter substrate-binding domain-containing protein; this encodes MRAPIRALLAGAATALLLAMTAAAHAAAGESLKVCLDKDLPPLSAHHRGKPDAGFDVALAQVIAERLGRPLKIQWFESKLDEDSSPALEANALLSDGRCSLVGGYALTTDSLKAPGVATAKLPDFDGATRDDRRRRIPIGVLAPSQPYIYSPMTVVLGPKAKDRVKGRKISDIGDLAGLRLTIESGTLGDAILMTFDKGKLIEDITHLVPGRSDLLGELERGEFDATLLDLRRFDAYRADHPDTKITASGYYYPIGANRGYVALETDKALLEAVNKVLTDLQAKGTIAELGKAAGLTWLPPREPIILGDVWLKILNR
- a CDS encoding flagellin, which gives rise to MMMRVATFAQSEQMISSALRVQSVMANEQVQESSGLQSEDFGGYGSGAGRVINLQVSVTRAQSYIDASNLADNKVQAMYSAVGSVTDIITQLRTQLSAATTGSSTATASVINYAQQAISQMQGLLNTQYDGEYVFSGARTDTAPVDLSSYDNDTGSLTTSDTSYYKGDSEIASVRVSDSQSVSYGVTADNPAFEQVMRLLKYVGNSTTLSSSDISQALDLASNALDATSTVQAKLSTSASQIETASTNQSDYQNFAKTLSTNLTSVDVAAVTAQLSTYQAQLTASYSAIAKIQSMNLASYLR
- a CDS encoding methanol/ethanol family PQQ-dependent dehydrogenase, encoding MRRIALAASLVILASYGASAQTNEQLVKGATDTSNVLNYGMGYNLQRFSTLNQINKDTVKNLVPVWNYSLNDDRSEESQPLVYQGVLYVTTHNATIAIDAKTGKQIWKTKVEYPAETPRIVCCGIINRGAALYDGKLFRTTLDANVIALDAKTGKELWREKAADIKEGYSMTVAPLVADGVVITGISGAEFGTRGFIDGWDPATGKRLWRTYSIPTPDEPGGDTWKGDTWKLGGGSTWITGSYDAELNTVYWGIGNPGPFNSAVRPGDNLYTCSVLALDPKTGKIKWHYQFSPNNPFDYDSVAEMVLADMNVEGKPTKVLMDANRNGFFYVLDRTNGKLLAANPYVNVNWATGVDLKTGRPIETDVAKDARDGKKVTVYPSILGGKNWEPMSFNPQTGLAYANTLAFGGKYKSEPVTFKQGEWYLGMDLTDPWEWGTGPRGHLKAIDPMTGKAKWEAPSDIPRFSGVLSTAGGVVFSGQLTGEFEAFDADTGKKLWQFQTGSGIEGQPVTWQQDGVQYVAVTSGYGGVYSLFSGDERLAKVPPGGSLWVFAVKN
- a CDS encoding EF-hand domain-containing protein — translated: MISRRSLALTLAVAVLSRPALAASGGGSALKMLDPDNDGTVDLAEAKKAAADLFAKLDPDHDGTLDIRELRGRLTAKELAKADPDHDGTLTLDEYLAVVEQRFKAADPDNDGTLDAKELKSRAGRALLRLLK
- a CDS encoding flagellar protein FlgN, whose protein sequence is MTPERSIKINPAGNDERARSLIALIDNLIEIVNEENVELAKGLPASRLKQVDEKNRLATLFEQCVAEAVGKTANLNVQDRVLREQLMDRILKLRVAMDENVMRLRAAIDASNRRIEAIMQAIREQIANVSPYGAGGRRVTSAMSYGTNVRA
- the flgK gene encoding flagellar hook-associated protein FlgK, which gives rise to MSSLDIARSIAFSGLSATQVQISVASANISNADTKGYTEKTANQSSSVTSGVGTGVTISGITSAVDKLLLKSLVGADSDLGAADTNNNYLTELQQLYGSTSSGNSSTTGTSLANTIAAFESALSSLASTPSSASLQSNAVSALAAVTNQLQQTSNGIQKLRSNADQDIASSVTDINSDLQQISDLNKQIKQEAAAGQSTADLEDQRNSALQDLASQMNVSYFTTSSGDLQVYTGSGQALVDSTAHPLSYTALPSVTASTTYSAGSSSGFSGITVNGVDITSQISSGKVSALIALRDQTLPAAQSQLDELAQQLASSVNAVSNQGTSVPPPTSLTGTATVSNSTSFAGTGTVRIAVADKSGNLVSYQDIDLSAYSTVGALAAKINTIPGVSASVDANGHLSISATGSGIGIAINQMTSSVGGEGFSQYFGLNDLITGTSASNIAVRSDILSGTATLPTSTLDASSTLTVGNSVLSSGSATVVNALASALTGSTNFAMAGGLGATTGSFTDYAAAIVADVAGKASQASATYTSKQTAQSTYASSLSSQSGVNIDQESANLSALQNKYAAASQIITAINSMFSALMTAMSAA